A single Anatilimnocola floriformis DNA region contains:
- a CDS encoding RNA polymerase sigma factor, with protein MELQNLELIALVQRAQTGDRVAFGELFERFERHVLAIAIRRLGDYAEAQELCQDVFIQALTKISQLRQPEAFAGWLRSITNRMAINRVVRKSHDQPLDNEALELNCIVEETPLENALEDERKDRVREGLAQLGDVDRETLEAFYVRGQSLVEMADEFDAPLGTIKRRLHVARKRLAKHVEELVAV; from the coding sequence TTGGAATTGCAGAATTTGGAATTGATTGCCCTGGTGCAGCGCGCTCAGACGGGTGACCGGGTCGCCTTTGGCGAGTTGTTCGAGCGGTTCGAGCGGCATGTGCTGGCGATCGCCATTCGTCGGTTGGGTGACTACGCCGAGGCGCAGGAGCTGTGCCAGGACGTGTTCATCCAGGCCCTGACGAAGATCAGCCAGCTGCGGCAGCCGGAAGCTTTCGCGGGTTGGTTGCGGTCGATCACGAACCGGATGGCCATCAACCGGGTCGTGCGGAAGAGCCACGATCAGCCGCTCGATAACGAAGCGCTCGAGCTGAACTGCATCGTCGAAGAGACGCCGCTCGAGAACGCGCTCGAGGACGAGCGGAAGGATCGGGTCCGGGAAGGTCTCGCCCAGCTGGGCGATGTCGACCGGGAGACGCTCGAAGCCTTCTACGTTCGGGGTCAGTCGCTGGTCGAAATGGCCGACGAATTCGACGCGCCGCTCGGCACGATCAAGCGGCGGTTGCACGTCGCTCGGAAGCGGCTCGCGAAGCACGTGGAAGAGCTGGTGGCTGTGTAA